The Panthera leo isolate Ple1 chromosome D1, P.leo_Ple1_pat1.1, whole genome shotgun sequence region AGGTGTTGTGCTGGGAGGTACTTCCAGGCAGAAAGCATTTATTGACTCTCACAGTGAACCAAACAGtggtattttttcttattaaaataaaatcagagccTTTGGGAGTtgtttatagaaaaaagaaaggaaaaatgaggttTGCTTCTTAGATTTTAGCTTTGGCTTGACACTGGGCTggtatattttcataattattatgAGCTTGAGAACACACCAGCCTGAAGTCTTCTCCTTAATGTAGTTGGAAATGTCGTATTGTGTggttttataattcctttttctctgctcatCTGCGGAGAGCCCTCCAGGAGTGGATGCAAGTGTCTGCATTCTCAGAACTCCCCATTACCCAGATGGGATTAAATATCATTGGATTAGAAGACTAAGAGCTTTTGCCAGCTATGAATTCAAGCATATTTGGATGCTCAAAAATTTAGAATTTCTGGATTTGGTATAaaagaaattctcatttttatgttttcatttatttttcttgtcttgcCACTatttaatgttctcttttttagttcctcttgccctcccttcttctttgtttctttcctttttcttttttagcctacCTCTCCTTAACCTGCCTCAGACCTCATATTGAATTTTCTTGTGATTCTCATTTATATTATTCCACTCATGGTATTTGGGGTAAATATATTTCTGGTCTTAAGTGTAAAGCCATTCGATTTTAAACTTACTGTTCCTTCAGCTACTAGAAAGGCATTGATCTCTATATAGCAAATATAGCTATGAtgttaaagataataataattaaatgtttctccatcttcAGTTATTagtgaaagaagaataaaaagtttcTAATAGTATTTTACAGTTGGGAAAAGTGAAGAGTACAGTCACACTTAAAGTCAGTAAGAGTATTAAAAGTAAGgcccataaaattttaaaaaatagggccCAGATTTCTTGATAATACTTTACAGCTTTGGCATATAGAAGAGGtttgaaaatggaattacaaGCACAAGACTGGTTATATCTCTATACTGGATTGGGTCACCTGGTTCTTCTGGGTTGAGAAAACATTTGTCAGTTCTACTTGAAGCATTTTGTCAGTTCtgagaaaaatagaacatttatCAGTTTTACTTGAAGTTAAGTCCTAGGAAATCATGGAATCCAAAAATGCCACTTTCCCAATTTATAGTGAAAGCTACATTGTTAGGAGAAACACTAAAAGGCAAGAAGTGAGTCAGACagctctgggtttgaatcctggctcttcaGCCAGCTGTGCTGTATACTCTGTAGGTTTCTGACATGTAGATTATCATATTGTATTGAAATTGTATCTCTCTCCAATTTTCAGTCAGTATATTTCCCAAAACTTCTTGCATCTCTGGTACGACTGTTGGGAATTGGAGgtgcaaagatgaataagaatggctgaaataacaaataaaaaatgaaaagagcagtAATGCTAGTTTGGTGTGACATCAGCAAGAGGTAGAATAGGAAACTCCAGCCTCCTATTCCCCcacagaaacattgaaaaaacccacaaacaagcAGTAGGTGAACCAACTTTGTAGGAGCTTTGGAAAAAGGTTGAAGGTTTATAGTAACCAAATAAATGCCCAGTTGAGGAAAAACAGTCTTCAAAATGAtaggaaaattgtttttttaagtttttatttatttattttgagagagagaaacagtgtgtatgcacacaggggaggggcagagagagaattccaagcaggctccacactctcagtggagagcctgacacggggcttgatttcatgaaccatgagatcatgacctgagtcaaaatcaagagtcgggtgcttaaccatctgagccactcacgtgcccctaAAATGGCAGGaaaattttatgacatttttacTCACCCTTTCCCCAAAacagtctctctccttccctgtcccctctccccaaacTGGAGCAGGGAAAACCATATTTGCAGGTTATTGGGTAtattcattttaacttttctggGGATACCTGAAGGACTGACATGAGGTGCTTATCTTTGTTTCACATCACTTGGAATGCATATGGGAAAAGCAAGTAGCCATTGCTTGTAAAAGCTACAAGGGGACTATAAACCCACAATTGCTGGAAGAGATTCTGGGAAGAGATACACAATCTCTAGGCTCAGAAGAGAAGTTGTGATGAGACTAGGAAATTAGGACATTCAGAGCAGCAGCATAACATCTCAGGGTGATCCCTACACTCAGAGTAGCCTAGCTAAGAAAGGGGTGAAGGAGTGCCCCTGCACAGAGTGTCTGCAAAGATGTGGGAGAGAAGAATGttctcctttttgtgtgtgtatgtatgtgtgtttgtttcaGTTCTTGGCATTGAGGAAATCTTTATCAGAACAGGAAATGTCTGTCAGAACATTAGCTGAAGAGAAGGTAAGGGAACCTCAGTGACCATGTTTAAAAAGGAAtagtgtttaagaaaaaaaaaaaactggagctCTCAAAACAGATACTATATAGTCTTCAACAATAATtaaacacatgcatgcatacacacacagacacacacacacggacacacacacacacacacacacacacacacacacagagcaaaccCTGGGGAAGGATAATCTGATTTCCTGAGTAATAGTTTGGTAATAGTCAAATGCCTAATTTTCAGCAAAACCTGCAAAGCATATAATAAGCAGGAAAGTGTGGTTCATTCAAAGAAAcacaatgaatgaaaagaagCTGTCCTAGAGGAAGCCCAGACATTGGATTTAGTagaaaaagtcattaaataatttatcttatCTATGTTCAGAAAGCTAAGGGAAAACCTAGAAAGGAATTCAGGAAAACATTATATGATCAACAAAGTATTGACAGagagaaattataaaaggaataaaaaattctggagctgaaaagtacagtaactgaaatgaaaaattcactagagaggACAAATAGCATATTTGAATAGgtaaaagaaagaatcagtgaaccaGAAGGTAAGACaatataaattatgaaatctGGGGGGcggaaagtaaaataatgaaaaagaatgaacatagCCTGTATTAGTTAGCCAGGTTGCTGTCACAGAATGCCACAGACTGAATGACTTAAATAACGAGGATCTATTTTTGTCATAGTTCTGGAGagtagaagtccaagatcaaggtgtcagcaggtttggttccttctgaggcttCTCCTTGGTGTGCAGATGGCCAccatcttgctgtgtcctcacgtggtctttcctctgtgcacacacaTCATTCTATGTATcctgattttctatttatttaagacACTAGTCAGATTGGATTTGGACTCCTAGTAGCCTCAGTTTAACTTCTCATCTTTTTAAGGGCTCTGTCTCCACATCTAGTCATATTCCAAGGTACTGGGGGCTGCGGCTTCAAAATATGATTCTTggggtgtgttggggggtgggggacacacacTTCAGCCCATAACAGAGCCGAAGGGACTTGTGGGACACTGTCAAGCTAACCAACATGTGCTTTAtgggagtctcagaagaagagagataaaaaggggCAGaatgattatttgaaaaattagtggctgaaaacttccccatTTTGATGAAAGGCATGAATCTACAAATCCATGAAGATCAATGAACTCCAAGTAGGGTAAGCTCAAGGGGACTCATCTTGAGACACATTgtaatcaaactgtcaaaagccagagacaaaaagagaatcttaaaagcagcaagagagaagtgaATTATCACTAGGGAGACCATTAATAAAGTTATCAGCTGATGTCTCATTAGAAGTGTtggaggccagaagacagtggGATGGCGTAATATTTAATGTgctgatagaaaaaagaaaacatgcaaactgaaatttttatatcTGGCAAAACTGACCTTCataaatgagggagaaattaagacattttcagaaaaacaaaagctgtggGAGGGAGTTCATTACCTGCTctacataaaaatgttaaggGAAATCCTTCAGATTGAAACAAAAGAACTCTAGACAGTAACTCAAAGCCATATGAAGATATAAAGATCTCTGGTAGAGATaattacacaaatataaaagCTAGTCTttggagagtgttatactaagtgaaatcagtcatacagagaaagacagataccatatgttttcactcttatgtagatcctgagaaacttaacagaagaccatgggggaggggaaggaaaaaaaaaagagagagggagccaaaccataagagactcttaaaaactgagaataaactgagggttgatggggagtgggagggaggggagggtgggtgatgggcattgaggagggcacctgttgggaggagcactgggtgttgtatggaaaccaatttgacaataaatttcatattaaaaaaaaagctagtatTACCATAATTTTGGTTTGTCAgtgcactttttattttctacagaatttaaaagataaatgcataaaagtaattacaaatatatgttatatataaggCACACAGCATGTAAAGATGTGATTTGTGTCATTAATAATataaaggaaaggacagaataGAGTTTTTGTGTATAATTGAAATTAGGTTGGTATCAACTCAAATTTGTTATAATTTTAGAATGTTACGATAAACCTTATGATAACTACAAAGAAGATATCTACAGAGTTTAcactaaagaaaatgagaaggcagTCAAAATGTGTCACTCCCcagaaaacactaaagaaaacagTAATGGAGAAAATGAGAGGCAAAAAATGATACATACAGAAAGCAAGTAGCAAAATAGAAATAAGttcattattactttaaatgtaagtggattaaggggctcctgggtggctcagtcggctgagcctccgaattcggctcaggtcatgatctcacagtctgtgagttcgagccctggatcgggctctgtgctgacagctcagagcctggagcctgcttcggattctgtgtctccctctctctcggaccctcccttgttcatgctgtctctctctgtctcaaaaataaataaacattaaaaaaaaatttttaaatgtaagtggattaaacTCTCTATCAAAGGCATAGATTGGCAGAAAGGCTAAATAAGTGATCTAGCTACATGCTGTGTATAAGACATTCACTTTAGATCTAAACACAAATGGGctaaaaggatgggaaaagatattctgtgcaaatagtaaccaaaagataaaatagaatttaagtcAAAAACTGTTACGAGTCTTTCCGCCATCTTTCCGCGCCGCCATAATGGTGCGCATGAATGTCCTGGCAGATGCTCTCAAGAGCATTAACAATGCTGAAAAGAGAGGCAAACGCCAGGTTCTTATTAGGCCATGCTCCAAAGTCATCGTGCGATTTCTGACTGTGATGATGAAGCATGGTTACATTGGCGAATTTGAAATCATCGATGATCACAGAGCTGGGAAAATTGTTGTGAACCTCACAGGCAGGTTAAACAAGTGTGGAGTGATCAGCCCCAGGTTTGATGTACAACtcaaagatctagaaaaatggcagaataatCTGCTCCCATCCCGCCAGTTTGGTTTCATTGTACTGACAACCTCAGCTGGCATCATGGACCATGAAGAAGCAAGACGAAAACACACAGGAGGGAAAatcctgggattctttttctagGGATGTAATACGTTCATACAAATAAAATGCCTCACtggactctaaaaaaaaaaaaaaaaaaaaaaaactgttacgAGAGACAAAGAATGCCAGTTTATATTGGTAAAAAGATAAGTtgatcaagaagatataataattacaaatgtGTACATCAGACGTCTGAGCCTCataatatatgaagcaaaaattgacaggattgagggagaaatatttttacaataataaTTGGAAATTTCGGTGTCCACTTTCAGTAATGGATAGACAAGATagaagatcaataaggaaattTAGGACTTGAACAACGTTATGAACCAATGGGACCTAATGGACATATACAGAGCACTGCACTcaataacagcagaatacacatttgtCACAAGTACACGTGGAATATTCTCTAGGATTGACCATATGTTAAGCCAAAaaagtattaattaaaaaaaaaacatatgaagtatcttttctaatcacaatggaatgaaactagaaagaaGTAACTGAAAGAAACtaggaaattcacaaatacatggaaattaacaCACCTTAACCAGTGGATCAAAGAAGTTACAAAGCAAAccttgagataaatgaaaacatacccAAATTTATGGGATTCAGAGAAAGAAGTACTAAAGGCTAGAATACTtcagatttcaaaaaataaaggtataaaatcaATAACAATGTTACACCTTAAGGAACTGGGAAAAGGAGAATAAACTAAACCCCAAACTAGCAGAACataggaaattataaagattagagcagaaattaataaaaaagaaaattagaaaaacaatagaaaataaatgaaaataaaagtatcttcTTTGAAGAGCTAAACAGAATTGGCAAAGTTTAATTAGATTgactaaggaaaaaagaaggtttgaattactaaaatcagaaaggaaagtaGGGGGAGTGcaacagtttgtcagtttcttaaaaaaactgaCCATGCAGCAACATACAGTGGAGCACTTGTACTCTTGGGtatttattccagagaaaaggaaacgTGTTTATAGAAAAAGCTGTATACATATATTCACAGTAGTTTTATTTGCAATAGCCCCAAGTGGAAACCACCTAGGTATCTTGTAACAGATGAGTGGTTAAACAGTGGTATTTAGTATTCCATGCTATGGAATACTACTGagcaatggaaagaaatgaactatcattGTACCCAAGTTGGATTCAAAAGggcattatgctgaatgaaaaaaagtcAATCTCAAAAGATCATCTatgatatatttccatttatatatattatatatctctAAATGACAGAATTATGGAGATAGAaccagattagtggttgctaggggtaACAGATGGTGTTGGGAGTAGATGTGATCGAAAAGGGTAGCATGAGGGAGATCTTTGTGATGATGGAATAGTGCTGTATCTTAACTGCAGTGGTGTTTATAGGAATCTTCACATGTGATAAAGTGACATAGAACCATACACATTTATTCTACACATgtcagtttttggttttgatattgtGGGGAATTATGTAAGATATGACCAATGGGAAAATGTGGGTAAAAGTTATACTGAATTTTAATGACCACATACTGAAACCATAATATATTTGAGACTTACCATACCTGCCTCTAGAAGAGAGTCTTAAATTTGGTTAAGAGGTTTTGAATAGAAACAGACAACTACACCTATCTTAGATCCTAAGTCCAAGATTCAATAATATGTTTCTAGGCAGGATGAAGAAGAGAGTGCCCACATTATAGCTCTGTGAGAAAATGGAATTCAACTAAATGATGCTTTGGAAAGCTCAAGTCAAGGAAATACAATATAGAATACAAAAAATGCACTTtgatttattcagcaaacacttTTCAGTTACCTACTAAATATCATTCAGTCATGGAATTGAAGatgtaaagatgaagaaacatgatacttgttcttttaaaatttttttaatgtttattttatttttaagagagagagagtgtaagcaggggaggggtagagagagggagacagaatctgaagcaggctccaggctctgagctgtcagcacagagcccgacgcagggctcgaactcacaaactatgagatcatgacctgagccgaagtcggatgcttaaccgactgagccacccaggcatccctgaaactTGTTCTTTAAACTAGAGTGTGAGCTCCATGAGAAcatagatttttatttgctttattcatGTAATCATGGGTAATGTTTAGGCCAGGATCTGGCACACAATAGGTGCTAAGTAAAAATTGCTGAATCAATGGATTATCCTAAAAAGCTTAGAGTCTGATAGACAAGCCAAGataggtaagaaaataaatagggaCAACATGTGATAGATGCTATCACAgactttccccctttttctcctttcaaaaaacCCTTTGTTCAGTCTTAAGTAATGCAATCACTGTGTGGGTATTCTGCTAGTACTGGAGTTAGGTATGTGCAAAATTAAACTTCAGGGCTGGCTTCCAGACCCCATTTCTACTGGTTCTGTCAGAGTCTTACCCTCAGGTGGGGATAGTGTTCCAGCTGAGTCACTGTGATACCTTCAAGAGTTGGGTTTGTTCCAGCCCTCACAGCACTGTTCTTTTACACACGGTATTGCTATACAGTTAGCCCTTGAAGAACAAGGGGCTAAGAGGTGCCCCGCCCCTGCAGTTGAAAATCCTAGAACTTTTGACTCcaccaaaacttaactattaatagcctactgttgacagaAGCCTTACCTATAACATACACAGTCGTTTAACACAAATTTTGTTATGTTGattgtattatatgctgtattattacaataaagtaagctggagaaaagaaaatgttaaaaccatAAGATAAAGTACACTTACAGTactgtatgtgtatttaaaacaTCTTCCATAAGTGGGCTGGCAGGGGCTGGGACAGAGGGTGGCAGCAGTGAGCCTGGCTCTGGGGTGACACTGTTCCTTAGCTTGGTGGTCTCTGCTCAGCATTGGCAGCGGCTGGGCAGCCCACAGGCACTGGGAGTGTCCTGGAGGTGCCATATAGCTGCCCCAGCTGCCTGGAGTATATGGCTGGCTATAGCTAGCAGCAGCTGTGGCCTCTGGGAGGCTGCCAGGATGCATCAGTGCTGGGCCAGGAGGGACCAACGGCAGCTCCAGTGCAGCCCAGAGCCCTCTGGGCATGTTCTTCCGCTCCAGCCCAGTTCCTCCTGCCTGCCAGCCCTGGGCGTTCCACTGGACCACTCTGTTGGCACATGGGGTGACCTGCAGCCCTATCTAGTACCAGGGGTCCGGGGCTGCAGATGGCCTCTGTGGGCATCCCTGCCTGGGTTCTCAGAGGGCAGCAGGTGCAACTTCTGTGCCAGTCTCTTCGATTCTTCTGTGGAGACTAGGGTGGGCAGTTGTCAATAAATCCTATGTGGCTTTTGCTGTCCACTCTTAAAAACCCACCTAAAAATGgatctgtgcagttcaaacccatgttgttcaagggtcatctgTATTTTAAAGTAGGGATCTGGGTTAGTGAGGATGGGTAAATGAGGCGGTATAGAATACTTGTAAATTTAAGACTTGTTTAAGAATGGAAGGAGAATTTTGAGGGAGGACTCTCAGTGGGACCACCTCACACCCTGGGCCCAGCTGTCGTGAATCATCACTTGGGCTAGAACTTCACTTGCTTGTAGTGGTCCTCTGTTGTTGAATTTTCTTGGGACATCCAGGACTGGCACAAGCAGCTGTCTGTGAAAACTTACCCAGGGTCGTTGGGCAGTAGAGGGTCAGACCAAGCCTTTATTAAGGAGTATAGAGCACTCACTTCTTTGCTGCAGAGTAGAGGGATTAAAGAGGTGATTATTTCCATTATCTGGGGCATGTTCCTTTAGCTTCTTTTAGGTGGTAAGAAACaaattggcttatttcactctaGAGGCTTATTGTAAAGAATGTGTCTCAGTTGGCCTTCATGAAAATTTGACATTGTTGCAGACACTAGAGTAACTTCAGTGGTACCTCTTTGTCTTCCAGTTCATTTGTTACCAACTGTAGTGTTTCCATCATTTTGATAGCTAATCTTTCACTCTACTTCCACTCAGTTTCTTGGGTGACTATGCACTCTCTAAttcattcttaatttctctcagcaggAAAGGGTCAAGTTGGGTTGTCCAATTATTTATTATCCAGTTGGACAAAGCTCTCATGAGTTACCTCAAAGGCTCCTTAGATGGCCTCTCAGTTGGAAGCTGATTACTTGTCATAGTTCTTTGTAACCAGAGTCTTATTTTCTCATCATCTAAACTATGGTGATCATACTGAAAGAACTGTCTATGGTCATTTCCTTAGAAGGAACATGTGTGTCCTTGGTAGATATTCAGAGCATCATTTATTACTCTTTATCAGTGGGTCACTGGGAGTTTTCAGACTAAAGGAGATGTAGAAATTGCTGCAGATACACAGGGTATATTTCTGGTTTCCAAAAGGAATAGCCCGTGGCtaaccaaaacaaaatcaaattatcTTTACTTGTCCTGGTTCAACAACCTTTTATAGAAATCATTGTTTTAGATACTAATAGCAACTCAGGTGTACatattatatttctgatttttatcccttttagtttttttttaatggcttttgcTATAACTAATGAAGTCTTACTAAATAAGAAAGGATCAAATGTATACTTGGAACTATGCATGAAACTGAACcattaaatatgattaaaaatgggaaaagaatagatTGTTGTGACCTTCATCCCACCTAATGATTCAAGGTGTTAGAAAAAAAGCAGCTTAGAGTACACATctttgcacattttctttatctgggaTAGTAAGTAAGCTAAGAACCAGAGACCttaatgaggatttttttttaaaagattttatttttaagtaatctctacactcaacatggggttttgaacttacaaccccaagatcaagagttgcatgttccaccgactgagccggcTAGGCACCCCATTAATGAGGGTTTTATATATGAAGGCCTTCTTTGGGGAATGCATATTTTTCTAGAGGCCAGGTAGCTGAAGAATGACATTTTGTGAGTGGTCAGTCTACTACTTGATCTTCTCCAAGAAAATTAGTAAGACATTTTGAGACCACAataaactagtttttaaaaaaaaaaatttttttttaacgtttatttatttttgagacagagacagagcatgaatgggggaaggacagagagagagggagacacagaatcggaagcaggctccaggctctgagccatcagcccagagcccgacgcggggctcgaactcacggaccacgagatcgtgacctgagctgatgtcggacgtttaactgactgagccacccaggcgccccacaataaactaattttaatgtttgttgaaacACATAGAGAGTCAAAGCTAGTTTGAAAGGGATTACCACGCAGTTGGTATATCCTGATTTCATCAGTGGCTTCATTCAACTTAGCTTCATgaaaattactttattatttttctcattttactaaAAACTAGTGAAAACTTTTTAATGGATGGGAATCACTGGGTTGCATGGTTAATATTGCACGGTGGTCTCTTAGCTGGTTTGGCCATACCAGAGAGTGTCGTGCCATCCTGAAGGGGAGAGCACCTGGCCGTGAGTCTATGCCATATCAAATCCACCAAGAGTGCTGTTGCCGGGTAGGAAGCCTTAGAGGGGAGGAGAGTTGCAGGAGGCAGGAGTGACAAGAAGACCCGGGTGGGTCTGGATGAAGGATGTTGACAGGATTAATAATGACtctgagcaaaaagaaaattcttaaaggaAGAGTCTTTAAAGCCCCAAGGCCATTTTGTTATggaactaagaaagaaaatgaattcttagGACTCTTCTCTCAGTTCATTCCAGTGaggtcagactgagaaagaaagcaACTTGCTCTATCTAAGAGATTTTGTTTTggaatataatatttttctatccTCTGTGGTAAGTGATTGTAGCCTATTTAGAAGGGAAAAATCTGAGCTCAGTTGGAGAGTTCTCTGCTATTTTAGAGTTATGTCGTCtctgattttactttattttttttccttcaggttgCTTGATTGGGGCTGTGAATCTCAAATCCAGCAACCGAACCCCAGTGGTACAAGAATTTGAAAGTAAGTACAAGGGAGAGACCACTAGGAGAATAGGCGCCATCTAACGGACACTTGGTTGTCTTACAACCAACTgaggacaaacacacacactgtaGTGCCAGAGATGTTCAGGTGGGTGGCCCCTTGGCAGTGCATTTGGTGTACAGGTGGGTCAGTACAACACTGCTTCAGCAGGCCAACAGGGAACTCTGTAGCTTCTACATGGGCTAAAATCCGATTTCTGCTCTGGCTTTATACGTATACCACAAAGAATTTTCATGTATATAAGCAGAGTATTAAGGGGGAATGTGTATTCTATTTAGTAAAAGTCCTTGCTaatcatatgtattatttttctgg contains the following coding sequences:
- the LOC122199947 gene encoding 40S ribosomal protein S15a, which encodes MVRMNVLADALKSINNAEKRGKRQVLIRPCSKVIVRFLTVMMKHGYIGEFEIIDDHRAGKIVVNLTGRLNKCGVISPRFDVQLKDLEKWQNNLLPSRQFGFIVLTTSAGIMDHEEARRKHTGGKILGFFF